From Vanrija pseudolonga chromosome 1, complete sequence, a single genomic window includes:
- the ams1_5 gene encoding Alpha-mannosidase, with the protein MSPANGMPNGHSANGGQFTAKTYPVKSTDARYKFLLKQTERRLREGFIGGYYEDYNLSALLTAHRLDDEAHVKLEYWAAPNGSKASFDEAKNQVYKPVKKGIRLGPNWSNHWFKVEVNIPPEYANYERVQLEFDFAGEGLVYGEDGFAYQGLTGGDYNERRVDFIIPDNHRAAGVGRYYIEASCNGVFGINDDMFGPKNNHFVEQTWELITADLVVPNMDAWRLKWDYEFLVQLWQQLPDESSLSQVARYTANEMINHFRRGDLASCAASRKVAEKVLGDNWERDVDAECQQTVTDGTLWAIGHCHIDTGWLWPYSVTQQKSARSWSTQLDLMDRYPEYVFSATQPQQFQWLQDLYPELFARIVEKSHEGKFEPLGATWVEMDTNLPSGEALARQFLYGQRYFKREFGAYSSTFVLPDTFGYSSQLPQISRLSHAPNFFTQKISWNDTNPFPHTTFNWVGLDGTQVLAHMTPVGTYTAQCKVEDFRKAVTEHRNLEVSKHTLLLFGNGDGGGGPNAPMLESLRRARALVTNRDDAPGHIPKIKYGGNFGDFFDAVRDETANGATLPIWRGELYLEIHRATYTSGAFVKKGNRESEILMREAEYAATMASVYRDYSYPKARLDKVWQDLLLNQFHDVLPGSSINKVYGEVREMYDSIRASALEVIKEAYDVLYGTDKGANGLVGINTLPGVAREEVVQVPSGWGSQGEYVLLASDGVSDVAVSVEPTAAAPTARQVAPGVYVLANAAVVLRIEGGRITSILDLAEEKELIPEGETAGFVVYEDQPNYWDAWDVEAFHLEKADQLVFDAVEVLTTSPVRATLRTTIKYKASTLVFDLSLDATSRTPKLITIDADVDWQQYHEFLKFYLPLTISADNATYDTQFGVLQRPTHRNTSWDAARYEVCAHRFADLSEWGYGVAIVNESKYGYSTTGNVMTLSLVRGSRMPDPELDIGQHRFSFGIYPHTGTFAESDVPAVASAFNNPFRLRRAAERFAGSPVTLSGARNVVLETIKRGEDDGEGTKTVIVRLFEQYGGRGRAVLNIGASLGVVKAEVVDILEEHVSDLELVPTATGAKVTLPCHGFEIKTVRLTL; encoded by the exons ATGAGCCCAGCGAACGGCATGCCGAATGGCCACTCGGCCAACGGAGGACAGTTTACCGCCAAGACATACCCCGTCAAGTCTACCGACGCGCGGTACAAGTTCTTACTCAAGCAGACGGAGAGGAGGTTGCGGGAAGGCTTCATT GGCGGGTACTACGAGGACTACAACCTATCTGCCCTCCTGACAGCACACCGACTTGATGACGAGGCACATGTCAAGCTGGAGTACTGGGCCGCCCCAAATGGGTCCAAGGCTTCGTTCGACGAAGCCAAGAACCAAGTATACAAGCCCGTCAAGAAAGGTATCCGCCTCGGGCCCAACTGGTCCAACCACTGGTTCAAGGTCGAGGTGAACATTCCACCCGAGTATGCCAACTATGAGCGAGTGCAGC TCGAGTTTGACTTTGCTGGTGAAGGCCTGGTGTATGGTGAAGACGGTTTCGCGTACCAAGGCCTCACAGGTGGCGACTACAAtgagcgccgtgtcgactTCATCATCCCCGACAACCACCGTGCAGCAGGAGTTGGTCGATACTACATTGAGGCGAGCTGCAACGGCGTGTTTGGGATCAACGACGACATGTTCGGACCGAAGAATAATCACTTT GTCGAGCAAACTTGGGAACTCATCACGGCCGACCTCGTTGTGCCCAACATGGACGCATGGCGCCTGAAGTGGGATTACGAGTTCCTCGTGCAGCTGTGGCAGCAACTGCCTGACGAGTCGTCACTGTCCCAGGTGGCGCGGTACACTGCCAACGAGATGATCAACCACTTCCGACGGGGAGACTTGGCGAGCTGTGCCGCGTCGCGCAAGGTTGCAGAGAAGGTGCTTGGGGACAACTGGGAGCgggatgtcgacgccgagtgcCAGCAGACCGTCACTGACGGTACGCTGTGGGCAATTGGCCACTG CCACATTGACACGGGATGGCTGTGGCCCTACTCGGTCACACAGCAAAAGTCGGCACGGTCATGGTCCACGCAGCTGGACCTCATGGATCGATACCCCGAGTACGTCTTCTCGGCgacccagccccagcagtTCCAGTGGCTGCAGGACCTCTACCCCGAGTTGTTTGCACGCATTGTTGAGAAATCTCATGAGGGCAAGTTtgagccgctcggcgcgacctgGGTCGAGATGGACACCAACCTCCCGTCTGGTGaagccctcgcccgccagtTCCTCTACGGCCAGCGATACTTTAAGCGCGAGTTTGGGGCCTACAGCTCCACATTTGTGCTTCCCGACACATTCGGGTACTCGTCCCAATTGCCACAGATCTCGCGCCTGTCGCATGCTCCCAATTTCTTCACGCAGAAGATCTCGTGGAACGACAC CAACCCGTTCCCGCACACGACGTTCAACTGGGTCGGGCTCGATGGCACACAGGTGCTCGCACACATGACGCCAGTGGGGACCTACACGGCGCAGTGCAAGGTTGAGGACTTCCGCAAAGCCGTCACTGAGCATCGTAACCTCGAGGTCAGCAAGCATACGTTGCTGCTGTTCGGTAACGGTGATGGAGGCGGTGGACCCAACGCGCCCATGCTTGAgtcgctccgccgcgcgcgcgcgctcgtgacCAACCGGGACGATGCACCGGGCCACATCCCCAAGATCAAGTACGGCGGCAACTTTGGCGATTTCTTtgacgccgtgcgcgacgagacggccaaCGGCGCCACGCTGCCCAtctggcgaggcgagctgtACCTTGAGATCCATCGCGCGACGTACACGTCGGGCGCGTTTGTCAAGAAGGGCAACAGGGAAAGCGAGATCCTgatgcgcgaggccgagtacgcggcgacgatggcAAGCGTGTACCGCGACTACAGCTACCCCAAGGCCCGGCTCGACAAGGTGTGGCAGGACCTGCTGCTCAACCAGTTCCACGACGTGCTGCCAGGCTCGTCGATCAACAAGGTCTACGGCGAGGTGCGGGAGATGTACGACAGCATTCGGGCCAGTGCGCTCGAGGTTATCAAGGAAGCGTATGACGTGCTGTATGGAACCGACAAGGGTGCCAACGGCCTGGTAGGCATCAACACGCTGCCTGGTGTCGCtcgcgaggaggtggtcCAGGTGCCGAGTGGGTGGGGAAGCCAGGGCGAGTATGTCCTCCTTGCGAGTGACGGAGTGAGCGACGTCGCAGTGTCAGTCGAACCGACGGCTGCAGCGCCGACCGCGCGCCAAGTCGCTCCCGGGGTGTACGTGCTGGCCAACGCGGCCGTGGTCCTCCGCATCGAGGGCGGACGGATCACGAGCAttctcgaccttgccgagga GAAAGAGCTCATCCCCGAGGGAGAGACCGCCGGCTTCGTCGTGTACGAAGACCAGCCCAACTACTGGGACGCGTGGGACGTCGAGGCGTTCCATCTCGAGAAGGCCGACCAGCTGGTCttcgacgccgtcgaggtgctcaCCACGTCACCTGTGCGCGCGACCCTCCGAACAACGATCAAGTACAAGGCCAGCACGCTCGTCTTTGACCTCTCCCTGGACGCGACGTCCCGCACCCCCAAGCTGATCACCATCGATGCCGACGTCGACTGGCAGCAGTATCACGAGTTCCTCAAGTTCTACCTCCCCCTCACGATCAGTGCGGACAATGCGACCTACGACACGCAGTTCGGCGTCCTCCAGCGCCCGACGCACCGCAACACCTCGTGGGATGCCGCGCGCTACGAGGTCTGCGCGCACCGCTTCGCGGACCTCAGCGAGTGGGGTTACGGCGTGGCCATCGTCAACGAGTCCAAGTACGGCTACTCGACCACGGGCAATGTCATGACGCTGTCGCTCGTGCGCGGGAGCCGCATGCCggaccccgagctcgacatcgGCCAGCACCGGTTCAGCTTTGGCATCTACCCGCACACTGGGACGTTTGCCGAGAGCGACGTGCCGGCAGTCGCGAGCGCGTTCAATAACCCGTTTCGCTTGCGTCGCGCTGCGGAAAGGTTTGCAGGCAGCCCGGTGACgttgagcggcgcgcggaaCGTCGTGCTTGAGACGatcaagcgcggcgaggacgacggcgaggggacAAAGACAGTCATCGTGCGCCTCTTCGAACAGTATGGCGGCCGGGGTCGGGCAGTGCTCAACAT TGGTGCcagccttggcgtcgtcaaagccgaggtggtcgacaTCCTCGAGGAGCATGTCTCAGACTTGGAGCTCGTACCCACCGCGACCGGGGCGAAGGTTACTCTCCCGTGCCACGGGTTCGAGATCAAGACAGTCCGTCTGACTTTGTAG